Proteins encoded in a region of the Procambarus clarkii isolate CNS0578487 chromosome 28, FALCON_Pclarkii_2.0, whole genome shotgun sequence genome:
- the LOC123755109 gene encoding mucin-22-like — translation MTEQEVCMPGANEHSVITCMLLVGVRLGDCYCISQEGIEVAHAYYGGVPYRVGRLGLPSTLAYGVVIINVSFLFVRSGWPHKILIKDVGEIDGTIVAATVTQTSVGTIVAATVTQTSVGTIVAATVTQTPEGTIVAATVTQTSEGTIVAATVTQTSEGTIVAATVTQTPEGTIVTATVTQTPEGTIVTATVTQTPEGTIVTATVTQTSEGTIVAATVTQTSEGTIVAATVTQTSEGTIVAATMTQTSEGTIVAATVTQTSEGTIVAATVTQTSERTIVAATVTQTSERTIVAATVTQTSERTIVAATVTQTSERTIVAATVTQTSDGTIVAATVTQTSDGTIVAATVTQTSEGTIVAATVTQTSEGTIVAATVTQTSEGTIVAATVTQTFEGTIVAATVTQTSEGTIVAATVTQTSEGTIVAATVTQASEGTIVAATVTQTSEGTTVAATVTQTSEGTTVAATVTQTSEGTIVAATVTQTSEGTIVAATVTQTSEGTIVAATVTQTSEGTIVAATVTQTSEGTIVAATVTQTSEGTIVTATVTQTSEGTIVAATVTQTSERTIVAATVTQTSEGTIVAATVTQTSEGTIVTATVTQTSEGTIVAATVTQTSERTIVAATVTQTSEGTIVAATVTQTSEGTIVAATVTQTSEGTIVTATVTQTSERTIVAATVTQTSEGTIVTATVTQTSERTIVTATVTQTSERTIVTATVTQTSEGTIVAATVTQTSERTIVAATVTQTSEETIVAATVTQTSERTIVAATVTQTPEGTIVAATVTQTSDGTMHNSFFHGNYIINQ, via the exons ATGACGGAGCAGGAGGTGTGTATGCCAG GCGCCAACGAGCATAGTGTGATTACTTGCATGCTTCTTGTTGGTGTGCGCTTAGGGGATTGTTACTGCATTTCCCAGGAAGGAATTGAGGTAGCACATGCTTACTATGGTGGTGTACCTTATCGGGTAGGCAGGTTGGGTCTGCCCTCGACGCTTGCCTATGGCGTTGTGATAATAAATGTGTCATTTTTATTTGTCAGGTCTGGATGGCCTCATAAGATATTAATCAAGGATGTTGGTGAAATAGATG GAACCATCGTGGCAGCCACAGTGACGCAGACCTCTGTAGGAACTATCGTGGCAGCCACAGTGACGCAGACCTCTGTAGGAACTATCGTGGCAGCCACAGTGACGCAGACACCTGAGGGAACCATCGTGGCAGCCACAGTGACGCAAACCTCTGAGGGAACCATCGTGGCAGCCACAGTGACGCAAACCTCTGAGGGAACCATCGTGGCAGCCACAGTGACGCAGACACCTGAGGGAACCATCGTGACAGCCACAGTGACGCAGACACCTGAGGGAACCATCGTGACAGCCACAGTGACGCAGACACCTGAGGGAACCATCGTGACAGCCACAGTGACGCAGACCTCTGAGGGAACCATCGTGGCAGCCACAGTGACGCAGACCTCTGAGGGAACCATCGTGGCAGCCACAGTGACGCAAACATCTGAGGGAACCATCGTGGCAGCCACAATGACGCAGACCTCTGAGGGAACCATCGTGGCAGCCACAGTGACGCAGACCTCTGAGGGAACCATCGTGGCAGCCACAGTGACGCAGACATCTGAGAGAACCATCGTGGCAGCCACAGTGACGCAGACATCTGAGAGAACCATCGTGGCAGCCACAGTGACGCAGACATCTGAGAGAACCATCGTGGCAGCCACAGTGACGCAGACATCTGAGAGAACCATCGTGGCAGCCACAGTGACGCAGACATCTGATGGAACCATCGTGGCAGCCACAGTGACGCAGACATCTGATGGAACCATCGTGGCAGCCACAGTGACGCAGACATCTGAGGGAACCATCGTGGCAGCCACAGTGACGCAGACATCTGAGGGAACCATCGTGGCAGCCACAGTGACGCAGACATCTGAGGGAACCATCGTGGCAGCCACAGTGACGCAGACATTTGAGGGAACCATCGTGGCAGCCACAGTGACGCAGACATCTGAGGGAACCATCGTGGCAGCCACAGTGACGCAGACATCTGAGGGAACCATCGTGGCAGCCACAGTGACGCAGGCATCTGAGGGAACCATCGTGGCAGCCACAGTGACGCAGACATCTGAGGGAACCACCGTGGCAGCCACAGTGACGCAAACATCTGAGGGAACCACCGTGGCAGCCACAGTGACGCAGACATCTGAGGGAACCATCGTGGCAGCCACAGTGACGCAGACATCTGAGGGAACCATCGTGGCAGCCACAGTGACGCAGACATCTGAGGGAACCATCGTGGCAGCCACAGTGACGCAAACATCTGAGGGAACCATCGTGGCAGCCACAGTGACGCAAACATCTGAGGGAACCATCGTGGCAGCCACAGTGACGCAGACATCTGAGGGAACCATCGTGACAGCCACAGTGACGCAGACATCTGAGGGAACCATCGTGGCAGCCACAGTGACGCAAACATCTGAGAGAACCATCGTGGCAGCCACAGTGACGCAGACATCTGAGGGAACCATCGTGGCAGCCACAGTGACGCAGACATCTGAGGGAACCATCGTGACAGCCACAGTGACGCAGACATCTGAGGGAACCATCGTGGCAGCCACAGTGACGCAAACATCTGAGAGAACCATCGTGGCAGCCACAGTGACGCAGACATCTGAGGGAACCATCGTGGCAGCCACAGTGACGCAGACATCTGAGGGAACCATCGTGGCAGCCACAGTGACGCAGACATCTGAGGGAACCATCGTGACAGCCACAGTGACGCAGACATCTGAGAGAACCATCGTGGCAGCCACAGTGACGCAAACATCTGAGGGAACCATCGTGACAGCCACAGTGACGCAGACATCTGAGAGAACCATCGTGACAGCCACAGTGACGCAGACATCTGAGAGAACCATCGTGACAGCCACAGTGACGCAGACATCTGAGGGAACCATCGTGGCAGCCACAGTGACGCAAACATCTGAGAGAACCATCGTGGCAGCCACAGTGACGCAGACATCTGAGGAAACCATCGTGGCAGCCACAGTGACGCAAACATCTGAGAGAACCATCGTGGCAGCCACAGTGACGCAGACACCTGAGGGAACCATCGTGGCAGCCACAGTGACGCAGACTTCTGATGGAACTATGCATAACAGTTTCTTTCATGGCAATTATATAATAAATCAGTAA